The Nymphaea colorata isolate Beijing-Zhang1983 chromosome 11, ASM883128v2, whole genome shotgun sequence genome includes the window AGCATAATCTAGGGCCCTCTCCCCAATCAGATCTTCAAAATTAGAAAAGATATGGAAGTGATATGTGGGGAAAAGTTTCAGATTGGTTCCATAGAAGATATGGTTATTGGCGAGCTCCTGTAGCTTAAACTAAGTGAAAATTAAAAGCTAgggtttagagagagagagagagagaaagaatgaggATTGATGTAGCTAATCCCATGCATTTGTTATAGCTATTGGTAAGTCCATCCACCTTTTCCTTAAACATTACAGTTTTCTATTTAATGCTTGGGAAACTTTTTCTTGTGCAAGTGAAATTACAACACCCCTgttaagaagaaagaggagTGAGAGATCTTTCGCCATTGATTTGTTATAGCTATGGACGCCTCTTGTTTCAGGTGAATGGGAAGATCCACCACCCGTTGAAGGCCGAAGCCTCCAGTCAACCCATTCTCCCTCTAGTGTACATGACATGTTTTCGGTGCTTCTAGGTGCCACTTCACCACCCTTCAAGTTGCAGTGTGTCGGCAGCTCCCTTTTTGCAGCACAGAGAGTTGACACTTTGGGGATTCAAAACAGAGGCTCGCTACCTACCAACTTTTGTCTCATTCGTTGCGCCAACTCCCTGAGGATAAGTCCATTCCCCTTTTTTAATCATTATAATATTCTATTTAATGCTAAATTTGTTAAATGGACGCTTGTTCTTGTTCCAACGTAATGACATAAATATTTAACATTAAGAGCACCATTGACATGTGGCACCATTGGAAAAGTCCATCCATGTTTTTCTAaatcattttaaatttgttcttctcttgcaaaaattatttttttaattctaatgAAATCGGCATAAGTACATATATCAACATGAGATTCTTTCTATTTACGTAAGAGCTCAGACTCAAGTCTCTTTTAAGGTGGAAGAAACTAAAATTCAAACATCTCACTCCATATTTTGGCAAGGATGAACTACCAAACACTCTATCTCCCGAATGGGGTTGGTAACCTATGAGGCAGAGGCTGGTAGGTGAGCAGCTTTTATTTAGATGTCTCATTAGTTTCCTGTATTATAAAGTTGAAAACAGAGGACACCGAcatataagttgaagcatagtagAGACATCATCAAAAAATGTCTGGTACTCTAAAGGAGATGCGGCAAAAGGTGGGGATCTTATGATAAAATACTTCTCCTGCTCACGTAAAAGCTAGcgaaaatttctaaattttggatGTTGACGGATTGGGTTTGGTTTGGTCTGGACTTCTTTTTGCGTCTGACTTAGTCCCATCTATACTATGTGGTCCGTAGTCAGATTCATACTTTCAAGTTTTGTTGAAACTGGACTTGGTCTATTAAATTCAGATCTGACTTTTCCATGTgaacaaaataaaatggatCGGATTCATGGGTTCAAAGTCGGAGACAAAACCGCTATACTGAAGTCAGAGTCAGTTCCTAATTGAATCCTGTTGTGTTTACCAGATCTAAATGTTGGGGTTTGGTATTAGGTGAACCCGATCCATTGAGAACCGTAGCTCAAACCACCTCGGCATAGTATtggcaataaaaaaattaacgaAAAAAGGAACCTTAACAAACACACAAATGCTTTTTAGACCAAGTCTTCTTGCTGCATGAGTGTTGTTTCCTTAGGGAAAATCAAATAATAATACACCAATGCACTAGATGGCTAAACGTGTTTGGGTAAGAATAATACTGCGACGGTTGATCTTACGAAAAAAAACcaagaattaaaaaatggaaaggaaacaaGTGCCTTAATGGACAAGGTAAGATATAGAACAATCTTGTCAAAGGGACGATCACCAAACCCAGTCAGTTGCTTAATCTTTTCTCACGTATAGAAAAATACCTAACATCACCTTTATATGCATCTCACATCGCTATTGGGACAACGATTTCATGATAATGACATAAGGATGATCCATACTCGTAAAACTAAGACTtaatcaaaaattttttgttattcatTTAATTAAGTGGGATACTTTCACACTTAGGGGGCGTTTGACTGGTGTTCAATCAAAATTCTACTTCAAAAtggaattgaaattttcattccaattccatcCAATTCTAATTTGCAAGTGTTTGATAActtagaattttcattccagAATGGAATACTCCTTGTAATTGAAATGAAATTAAATCAAGATTAAACCAAAATTAACCCGACCAATTGAGAATCGCAGCTCAAACACACAAAATAAATCAAGATTAAACAAATCAATTTTTCTATCTACTTTTTTAAGGTACGCCTGCCCTAGTTTCTCTCTGTTTGCCTGTGCTTGAGCTTGTCTTCGCAACTTGAGTGCAGAAGAGTCTTTCAATGCTTGCTAGCCGGACTTtcctataaaaaataaaataggtgGCGGAGTCAAGGGGGGTGCTCGCATGGGCCTTGGTCCcacattaattatttttaaaaaaattacatgtcaattttagaaaattttacttgtgcaatataaaaattttgaaaaatgatattaccgccattgtcaaaatttagaaactttaattcgatcattctcatgaaaattttttggctctgcccctgtaGGTTAGTATCAATGGGAATCAACTCCTCAGTCCGATCATTATATCATTATATGCTCAAAACCAACCCTCACCTGTTATGCATGACTGCACCTACTCGGTCCAACCCATTTCATCtgtaacaaggaaaaaaaaaaaaagcagactCTCGTGTTTGCTCTccaaaggaaggaggaagagaaagaaagaggttaCCAACCTGAGCTTGAGAAATTAGCAGGTATTATGTACAACAATGACAATGACAATCCTTGTTGAGATGTTAACTGCGATCGTCTGAACTCCTTCAAGAGTCTTCAAGGTCCTTTGAATGATTATATTGGGGTTTCTGAAGGATAGCAACACTTCAAAGTAGCTTTCCTGAATCTCCCCTTCCATTCTTCCCaagcagaaaaagcaaaaaaaataaacaaattaataacGCAActaaaataattaaacaaaCCAAAATTGATCTTCGTCGGCAAGAAGCTAGAGGGAATAGCGGGAAGGACTGAAATGCTATTCTCTGCAACTGAAAAGGTTAATGCAAGAAGGAAAGGCGACATTGTTCTTTGGCAGAAAGCAAACAAGATGGGCTTACTTTTGCTCACAATAAACaactgaagaaagaaaagtgataaaaaaaatgtgggtGTTCGTATGCATCCTAATCTTATCGTATTCTGATCAACTTTCTTGCCAACACGGGTATACTCCATTGAATAACCCTTTAGTTTTATTCTGCTAACATACTCTCATTCTATCACATCACAGGAGAAAATAGGGTTCGGAACTCCGGCTATCTTCGTGTTCTATTCCATCTTTGATTTCTGTAGAGCATCGTTCTCAAACTTAGGGcaattaaaaacaaattaatgaCATCATATGATAAATCTCTTTTCTCAAAAGCAAGAAAGCTTTTTATAAATACCAACGACAGGTTCATTAACTTCGGTCCAAGGTATCCTACCTAACCTCCAGAAGTAATTTAACGATAAACAAATATAGAGAGGTGCCATTAATTATTCAATTTGTTGTAATTTTATGACAATTTATTTTAAAAGCTATATATACGTATGCCTAATAATGAAGACCAATATAAACCAGAATCACAATTACATATGTACTTGAAAGTCTCATCTTATATCCATGAATTTTAGTAATAGAAGATCCCCACATGAGAGAATCTCAACTTTATCTCCTCAAATTATTAATACAAACATATTGCTGGGATTAGGTTTGaggattttgtcatttttgccGTGCTGCACACAATTTGAACGCGATCTGCGATGCGTTCAGCTGCCTTGCTCGGTCTACGCATTGACATTAGCAGATGAGAGCATCCATTTTGGAGCAGGCAGAAACCTACAAACTAACAACGCTCGAAGAAAACATACAGTCAGAGATCTTATGGCCGGCAAGAGGAATCTGGCAATTAAAAAATAGCAGTTTGTTGCATGCAAGAAATAAAGTTGTTCCTGCAACAGCTTGGGGTGGCGGTTAGACCTTCAGCCTTGATTTCGAGTGTATGAAAAAAATGGTAACTGATacgcaagttgaagcacaataAAAAAGTACTTTAAAGTTGGATCTGATCGGTGATGTGAGCTTGGTACCCATTTTAAGTTTTGTAAATTCTAAAAGAAGATATCAAAGGTTGATTAGATTTACATGTATATGAGCTCTATATGGTAAACTCATAAGGCCAATTAAAAGACTATCTTTTTCTATATGAGCTCTAAATACTTGATGAGTCCAATTAAGAGGTTGTGGGTGGTGTTGCTTCCtaagagaagaggagagatgAACTCTGATTCATAATTCCGGCGAGGTGTGGAAATACGAAGCtgcatcttttctcttttccttttagcttctcctttttttcttttactcaaAGTTTAAGATTATGGGTTCATGTCTATAGAAACCAAACCAAAGACTCAATACCCATTCATGAACTAGTAAAAGTGCAGGGTTTGAAACTTTAAAGGGTTGTTGGCCAAAGGAATATTAAGCCATCATTCAACCAATTTACAAAAACACGAAATTCTAGTTTTAGCAGTTTCCCTTGGCCTAACACCCCCTCAATAAGGCAAGTCCTTGATCCAGTAGGAGTGCCTCCGGgttaagcttgggcatcgggttGGTCTGACTCGATAAAGAGTCGGTTCGAGCAGGTCCGATACCCGCAGGCCTGGCCCTACTCGACTCTGAGCCCACCtctattaaattaaaaaaaaacatatatttttaatataaaataacatgtaaatatattaatcataataaaatactataattatatgtaaaaattaataaaaatatatattaattttttttttatcgaaacGAACTAGGTTCAATCGAATCGACCCCGATAACTTATTGGGTCGGCctgattctttgttttttttttttttttgcccgagGCCGAGTACAAGCTACCAAACGCCCAGCCTTACCTTGAGCCCATTAGCTACGTAAACCCAAGATTCTAACATTGAGAATaaatgatattgaaaaaaagaaaaaaaaagttaaacacTTGACGGTATTTTTGTATAATTTCCTATACTACTAGtgaaattatttaaattaaatcTAACCGTATTTTTGTTACTTTATTAAGAATTTAGTAACAGTTTTACgaagcccaaaaaaaaagggaacagTCGGGGAAGTCGACCACGTTTCCGCCGCAACGGGACAGGTTCCGACGAAGGTCTTTGTCCTTCCTCGTTCTGTTCTGCAAGGGAAGCGGTAAGAGTGAGTTTCCATAATGACCTCACTATTTTCGATATGACATTCACAGGCTGTCATACTTTTTAGGTTTGACAAATCAAGCATCTACGTTGCGGTTTCTCGATTCGCGCCCTGACTTAAATCAGATCTTGTAGCTGATTTCGGACTCGACTTTAATTCCATTAATGTTCAGATCCGAATCCACTGATCAAGACCtatcatgtttttaaaattcTATCTCTCTCCAGTTAGAGAGGAAAAGATGAAAACTCTGAGTACTGAACTGCCATTTTCGAAGTTAAGAGAGGActttaatgaaaaattcatcACGGAGAGCGAGGGCCAGGAAGCCAGGGAAGATGGGTGGCCCCACCGACTCTTCCCAGCTCGCATTGATGTCGACGACTTTGACTGGCCATGAGTTAAGTTCGGATGTGAGCGGCCGACGAagaagagaaggggagagaggaGCGATCGGCGAGCTTATCGGAgagcaggagagagagaagcggACGGAATCTCCGGTGGGAGGAGAGACGCGGCAATGGAGGAGTAGCCGCAGAAGCGCCACCGAACCCGCCAAGCGCATCGTCTCCCCGAAAAGGGACGAACGCCCAAAGGGATAACCCAACGCAGCAGGGGAGGGACTTCTCCTTGAGGGGGGGAAGAGCTTACCAGTTACCACCGCGGTGATCAGgtccttctcttcctccctcgGCGAAGATGAAGGGCCAGAAAGCAGAGGGGAAGAACACGGAGAGGCGGCAACGGCGGTTCCTCTTGTGCTTCCGCCCGTCCGCAATAGCGACCGACTCGCCAAAGGGCCTCGCCGGAAGACCTGCCAGCTCCGACCCCGCCCCGAAGGCGTTCGATTACTTCTCCAACGAGGAGACCTCgccaaagaggaagaagaagcagccGTCTGCGTCGGAGGACCTCAATGAACGCCGCCGGAGGAAGTTCCGACCGTTGTCCGGAATCAAAGCGGCCATCTTCGGCAGCAGCAAGGTGAGGGAACTCGTCCCTGTCTTTGGACGCGTTTCTGACGACCGGTTTCTTTGTATTCTCGAATATCGGCCCGTTCTTTGCTTCCTTGCACTGATGGATACTCGGATGTCTGTGCTTTTTCCTTTGCAGGGAGCGGCTCGCAGCGGGAGAGTCCAGCAGGACCCGAGTCGGTCGTCGGATACGTCGGAAAACGTTTCCAACGAGCCGGTTCCGGCGGAAATTCACCAAGAACAGTCCCCAAAATCTACGGTTTCGATCACTCATAAAACCGAGTCGAACTCGGTGACTTCTTCGTCGTCCTCCTCGTGCTCCGTCTTCGGTGTATCTAAGACATCGAGCTGCTCCTCCCGTCGGAAGCTTGATTCGCCCGCCAGCTCCGCCGAATCTGAGGAAAGCGTGCACTCGCCGTCCCCCCGGCCCAGCGTCAGGAAAAGTCCATCTCCGACGAGAATCTCCGCCCCGACGGGTCCAAGAGGGCTCGATCCAGTCATCGGGTTATGCTACCTCCTAGCAATCAGCCTGTTGACAACGCTGATCTGGGGGCAGATTCCGGCCGTCATATGCACGTCCATCTGGCTGTACTTCTTCGGACGGACGAGGGGACGCTTGTGGCCGGGGAGCCGACGGCGAGGAGAATGCCTGTTGGATCCGTCGGTCATCGGATCGAGGGACTACCATAAACGGGTCATCATGGAG containing:
- the LOC116263865 gene encoding uncharacterized protein LOC116263865, which produces MKGQKAEGKNTERRQRRFLLCFRPSAIATDSPKGLAGRPASSDPAPKAFDYFSNEETSPKRKKKQPSASEDLNERRRRKFRPLSGIKAAIFGSSKGAARSGRVQQDPSRSSDTSENVSNEPVPAEIHQEQSPKSTVSITHKTESNSVTSSSSSSCSVFGVSKTSSCSSRRKLDSPASSAESEESVHSPSPRPSVRKSPSPTRISAPTGPRGLDPVIGLCYLLAISLLTTLIWGQIPAVICTSIWLYFFGRTRGRLWPGSRRRGECLLDPSVIGSRDYHKRVIMEGILDRRHHRHHHHRASSPADQ